A region from the Canis aureus isolate CA01 chromosome 10, VMU_Caureus_v.1.0, whole genome shotgun sequence genome encodes:
- the LOC144322587 gene encoding uncharacterized protein LOC144322587 has protein sequence MRLFPADPLRGVGGAVPPRPLRGSRCPECWGCTGSASDRPAMTSEGAPPAPPRPRGVSHTLPHPTAAATPLYGVPSNRCKRCRQAQGRGCSGRRRRPPRGTAPGVGASAAPAAASPIPEALLPVAISSLGTLRRPEAWSCSKDRRGPSRAVLLRVACAMQRDSE, from the exons ATGCGGCTCTTCCCCGCGGACCCGCTCAGGGGCGTGGGCGGGGCTGTCCCGCCCCGGCCGCTGCGGGGAAGCAGGTGCCCGGAATGCTGGGGATGCACGGGGAGCGCATCCGACCGGCCAGCGATGACGTCTGAAggcgcaccccccgcccccccgcggccccgcggcgtCTCCCACACCTTACCTCACCCAACAGCGGCGGCAACTCCGCTTTACGGCGTTCCCAGCAACCGCTGCAAAAGGTGCCGTCAAGCGCAGGGCCGTGGCTGCTCCGGTCGTCGTCGGAGACCACCGCGCGGCACTGCCCCGGGCGTCGGCGCGTCCGCGGCTCCGGCCGCGGCCTCCCCGATCCCTGAAGCTCTCCTGCCTGTTGCCATCTCATCGCTCGGCACGCTGAGGCGACCTGAGGCCTGGAGCTGCAGCAAGGACCGCAGAGGCCCCAGCCGAGCTGTGCTGCTAAGAGT cgCGTGTGCTATGCAAAGGGATTCAGAGTAA